The genomic interval AACGGCGCTGCCGTCAACCTGGGCAGACGTGCGGAGCCCCTCGATGTGAAGATCGAGCAGGTCGGCAACAGTGAGCTGAATGCTAGCATCACCAACACCGGAAGCACGCCCCTTCGTGTTCTCAAGGCGGGCTCGATCCTCGATGGATCGCCCGTTGAGAAGGCCCAGTTCTCGACGAGCTCGGTCGATGGCACTGGTGGTAAGTCTAGACTACTCTTCATACACTCCAAAAGCAAACAGTATCTAACACTATCAATAGTCAGCAAGGTTGCCTTCACTGGCGTGCGAGTCTACGTTCACGATGCCGATCTCCCCGACTCTGCCTTCCAGACCATCGAGGCCGGCGAGGTCGTCAAGGTCCAGTGGGACGCCGCCCAGGTCCACGACCTCAGCAGCGGTGGCGACTTCAACATCTCCAGCACGGGATCCCTCCGCTACGCCGAGGAGGGCAGCAACAAGATTGCCGGCCAGGTCGTCTTTGACTCGGGCGTCCTCCAGGCCACCGTCGACGGCACCCAGGCCGCCTCGGTCCACGCCGCCTTCCACGAGTCCCTGAACGCCAAGCGCGTCACCATCCAGTCCGACTGCACCGGCACCAAGAAGACGGCCGTCACCGCCGCCCTCTCAAAGGCCAAGACCTACGCGACCAACGCCCAGACGGCCGCCAACGCCGGCACCCGCCTGCAGCAGTACTTCAAGTCGACCACGTCGAGCACAAAGTCCACCGTCGCCGGCATCTTTGGCAAGGCTGCCACCCTCCTCGGCAGCACGTCGAGCGGCGCCGGCCTCTACTGCACCGACGTCGGCAACTTCTGCAGCGACGGTGTCGTCGCCTACGCCCAGCCTGGCAGCGGCGGTTACATTGTCGTCTGCGACTACTTCTTCCAGTTCCCCGCCTCCACCACCTCGTGCCGCGCCACCGACCAGCCGTACGTCCTGGTTCACGAGTCCACCCACTTGACTGAGGTTGGCGGCACCGACGACGTCTGCTACGGCTACGAGGGCTGCGTCGACTCCCTCAGCACTTCCCAGGCATTGAACAATGCCGATTCCTTTGCCATGTACTCTCAGGGCATCCAGACCAACTGCTAAATGCGGTGGTCTACGATGGCTCGGGTTGAGACGTTTCTTTGTACAATATTAGCCAGCATTTAACATGTATCTATACCTTCCATGAACAAATATCACACCATTGATCAATCGTGCACTTGccttttaattaagaacgTGATACATAGATGATGAGAAGACCTAGATGTTCGGTTTGGGTTGTAGTTATTCAAAATAGGGGTACAAACGAGAAGTGTTGGTTGAGTGGGGGTAATGCACGGGTTTAAGCACCTTGGGTTGCCCGCTAAACCATCAGTCCACGATCTAGTGCACCTCAACCGACAGCGAATGGTCGGGCCACTACTCAAACGCCAGAATACTGTAGCTCCTGCTGCCAAACCACATCTCAATGCCGTCTTCGCTTTCGTAAAGTATGGAGAATCACTTCAGGTCTTTCATGCGGGTCATTCGCAAGATTGACGACGCAGACGAGCTCATCCAATCGTTCTTAGCATCCGAGGAATTCATACTCTCTCAGAATGATGCCTCGCCGTCACTCGCTCCCCATGATCAGGAGCGTTTGCTCGACTTTCCAAATGCCGAAACTCAAGCAGCGAACATTGCTGAATCGACTAAGCTATCCAAAGAAGATCTCCTTGAGCGTGCTGTCGAGTCACCCTCGCAGCTGACCGCCGCAGAGATCTCTCTGCTCAAGAACCGCTACTGTATGGATATCTCGCCAGACGAGGAACATGAAGTCTCACGGGCAGCCGGGCTGATCATGGGACCCAATAGAATCTCAGAAGAGGAGTATGAACAAGCCCAGAAGCGTCTCGGGGCGGTACGCCACATGCTCTATGCAGAAAATGAAGAGAAAGCCATCAACAATGCTATCACAGAGCACTAGAGGCGCGAAAATGAATCATGGAAAGCGAGACAGAGGCAGGAGACTGAAAATGCCTTGTCCAAGGCGCGCCCATGGGTGAGACGTCTGTGGTAGGAGGACAAAGGGGAGAAGGTTTGGGGGTATGGCATGTTCATCGACCCAAAGGCG from Colletotrichum lupini chromosome 2, complete sequence carries:
- a CDS encoding metalloproteinase, translating into MKAATVVSCLAALANGAAVNLGRRAEPLDVKIEQVGNSELNASITNTGSTPLRVLKAGSILDGSPVEKAQFSTSSVDGTGVSKVAFTGVRVYVHDADLPDSAFQTIEAGEVVKVQWDAAQVHDLSSGGDFNISSTGSLRYAEEGSNKIAGQVVFDSGVLQATVDGTQAASVHAAFHESLNAKRVTIQSDCTGTKKTAVTAALSKAKTYATNAQTAANAGTRLQQYFKSTTSSTKSTVAGIFGKAATLLGSTSSGAGLYCTDVGNFCSDGVVAYAQPGSGGYIVVCDYFFQFPASTTSCRATDQPYVLVHESTHLTEVGGTDDVCYGYEGCVDSLSTSQALNNADSFAMYSQGIQTNC